The genomic segment TTGGACCATCTCCCTTAATTTGCATGAAAAGCTGAAATTAGTGACCGTCAAATACTGttgttttcaatattatatattcattaactttataatttctttacaTGAATTGGTAGATTATCATGCTAAGTGCTTCTGCAAATAAGCTATCAAGATTAAAAGAACAAGCAGAGGAATACGCAGCTTTGATCATGGAAGAGTTGGACCCAGAAAGATTTGGCTACATCGAGGTGCGGGTCCTCTTTGATTTTACTGACAGATAAAGGctaatgtttcttttttcatgcATCTTTGGTAAATCCCATGAAATACTATAGCAATTCTAGAATCAATTAGGTGGGCTTAGTATAATATttatcttgattaattattttcatactGGGTTCCAAGCATTATTTAACTAAATTTGTTTAATCAGAGTCAAATTTGATCCCTTGTCTTGTTCTGGGTCACAATAATCAacaggggaaaaaaataataaaagagaggCGCAGCAGTTGCAATTTTATAGCAAAGTCCAAAGTCCATGTTCCTAACAAATTAATCCACCAAATCTTACTGGGTCTCGATGTTGTTGAACCGTACTCGAAGAAAGAATGAGAGAGGAAGGGAGAAATGGCAATCGTTTCTTACAAATGGCACAACTAATTAATCTGGTTAAGCAACCTTATTTATATTGAAGAATATTTGTGGTAGTTGAACAGCTCCCTGGCTTTCTTTTCCACTTTAATATGCACGTCTGTTATAGCATAGAAGACTTTTAAGTAGGGGTACGCAGTTTCTGAGGCAAAGCTGGTTCAGACTTCAGATGTTTCCAGGACCAGtactaacattaaaaaaaaagagaaatagttGTCCACCAAGTAATGATAAATTCAACGAAAAAATGAACGTGAATGGTCATCGTCTAACACAGTTGTCACTGTCACCAACTAACTCAAGATTTTCTTAAGCgtctttcttcaatttggtaGGGTAAATATTGATTCTTTATCCAATAGGCTTTCGAATTACGTACCGTCATTCCTCTTGTTGTCAAAATGGAACGAACCTTTTGTAGATTTCTAAGAGCGTGAAACTTCACCACTCCAGATTTTATATGGATCCTAGAGACTGGCTCGGATGGTAGGGCAGTTTATTTCTCATGGTAGAGGATCgagattttaaatataaataatttattcacGATCCAAGTAAGAAAAGAAAGGATGGAGGTCGGCGTACATCTAAATAAACAAGTGTTATCTACTGTATCGGAAGTGCCTTGATGACctgtacttttttttaattttaaaattgatattgatgATCTGAACTATTATTCCTGCCACTGTTTTGAACCTGACCTCTCAAATAATGCTTAGCCTTCACTCATACATAAAGCATTACGCCTGCTCCACTCTGCATCAATTGCAGTGTAATAAGTTGACATGATCAAGATTCTCTTTTCCATTTTATGTATAACTCCACTGCTGATGATTTGATGCAACcttcttgttttcttcttgttgcTGAAAATGATATGCAGCTATGGCAGCTAGAAACACTCCTTCTACAAAAGGACACGTATCTGAACTACAGTCAAGCTCTGAGCTACACAAGCCAAGCCTTGAGCCAAAATCTACAAGGGCTAAGAAAGAGGAGCCCAATAAGGAGAGTGAGCAAGCAATGCGTATACTTTTTGCAAGAGAATTGGAGAAGAATTTGGGTTTTGACATTATGGGTTATGATAATGATAGGGCTGTTCGCATGGAAATTCTTTCAATACAAGCAAAAGAATGCTTTTCAAGTAATGGGTTATTGTCTCCTAACAGCCAAAGGAGCAGCAGAGACATTGAAGTTCAATATGGCTCTAATTCTCTTGCCCGTGTGTAGAAATACCATCACTTGGCTGAGGTCCACTAGGCTGGGTCCCTTGGTGCCTTTTGACGACAATATCAACTTTCACAAGGTACGTACAAGGTTACCGACCGCCTCCTCTTCTTGTCTGTATTGCTTTTTTAATACGTTTACATCCTTTCAGGGTCCCATATAGAACACTTTGCAAGAAAGTCAATATATTGGTTGATCTTAGCcaatgaaaatacaataatttttcaGTGCCTGAAATATTGATCCCGAGACGGCAGCACTAGCTGGCAACTTAAAGGCTTTCATATGgacccctcttttttttattaaataatgttaGCCACAGCATATGAATTTTGTTGTCGAAGAAggaatttgaaagaaaagagcCACATAAATCGAtaattttgtattgttttatttagttcttatttttttataaataaaattatattttttttacaccttgtaaaattgtttattaaaatttgtaatttctttatttttaaatagatattttatttattaatatatttgattacttattttcttatgattatgttttattaattacataaataaaattaccttttcattttttcactattattgttgttgttataaactattttccaaaaaattgattacttttacttaaaaaaaaaattattttattttatttttcataaataaatatttatttttaaaagtaattaacttttattaaattatttattttcatgcgAACACCAACCAGctttataaaataatacttGTGCTGTAATTAATGGCTTGTGCTTTCCCGTAACCAAACATGTTCTTAAATTCGTGCTGGGTAACGAGGACACTTCGTCGAAATGAATTACAATTTGTTCTCTCTTTTCATTTGGTTAAACTTAGGGGAGATGGGCCAAATATAAGGGATTACTCCTATCGTGGGGATTTGATCTTCGTAAACTCTTGTCTTTTCCAAGGGCTACTACTAAAGCATCTAAGAATTAGTGAATaaataaccatctaggtggtggccagtggtaagagcttgagaccaagaggtttgctctctTTGTAGTTTCAGGTTCAAGCCctgtgattgctcatatgatggccactggaggcttacatggtcgtcaacttcagggcccgtgggattagtcgaggtgcgcgtaagctgacccggacacccacattaaactaaaaaaaaaaagaattagcgaataaatacataaacaatttttttgtttatttaaattctCATTAGTTAAAGGCTCTGCTTATGCTAGCTAAGACCCAAATGCTCCGTGTGCTATAAAATAGAAGAGTAGATTCATAACTAATTCAAAGCTATTTTACCACTGATAAAAGATATTGAAAGTTTCAGTCGAGCTTAAATCAATCTTGATGATGTACAAAATGACACCATTTAATCAcaaaatgatttatatatatataaacttgtttAATTACTTGTGGTAAATTGcattgatttaatatttctcACACACATGCAGACCATAGCAACAGCAATTGTAATTGGTGTGATTCTTCATGCTGGAAACCATCTAGTCTGTGATTTTCCAAGGCTTATAAATTCATCTGATGAGCAATATAGAGCATACCTGAGTAATGACTTTGGTGAAAACAAACCTTCATATGCAAAACTGGCTAGAGGGGCTGAAGGTGTGACTGGAATCTTAATGGTGATCAGCATGGCCATTGCATTTACACTTGCAACAAGATGGTTCAGGAGGAGCCTCATTAAGTTTCCAAAACCCTTTGACAGGCTTACTGGATACAATGCATTCTGGTATTCGCACCACTTGTTTGTCATTGTCTACATCCTGCTCACCATCCATGGTGTATTCCTGTATATGGTACATAAATGGTACAAAAAGACGGTATGAATCTGAAATCTTTTAATGGCAGtgaatgtttttcttgtttgagaTTGTAAACTGACGGCATTTTATTGCTTGCAGACATGGATGTATCTTTCTGTTCCAGTTTTACTATATGCCGGAGAAAGGGCGCTGAGGTTTTTTCGTTCTGGCTTCTATACTGTCAGGCTTCTCAAGGTATAACATCCTGAAGACCTCTGTCATTTCCGTTCGATCTTATGGTTAATGTCTAAATGTTACCATCTTGAAAGAGCCCTATAAACTGTCACAGTACTTCTGTATAGTTTAGAACCTACTGTACTAGATATTtgtcataattctttttttcatccAGGTTGCAATTTATCCTGGAAATGTTCTCACATTGCAAATGTCTAAGCCTCCCCAATTCCGGTACAAGAGTGGACAGTACATGTTTGTCCAGTGCCCTGCTGTTTCTCTGTTTGAGTGGTAAATCACTATTAATTTCTTAACTCACATGAAAATGGCTTTTTTGGTAGTTTAAAACACTTTCAGTTGTAGTCTACCAGAGAAAGGTGCTTGTAAAATACATCTAGGCCAACTGCTAGCAAGAAACTTGCTCACTTTGTGCTTATTCTCTTTATGGGATATGGTCAttattttgtatgatttttttttcattttctgatGAAAGctagtgaaaaataaatttgataggaatcagtatttgatttctttcttttgtaattgATGATCGATTGATACCAACGGTATCAGTTGGTTTCTTTGCTCTGATACCTGATTTTCTCCAGAACTTACAATCAGCATGCTTTATTTTTCCACCCAGGCATCCATTTTCAATTACCTCGGCACCTGGTGATGACTACCTCAGTGTTCACATTCGGCAGCTAGGTGACTGGACTCAAGAACTAAGAAGAGTGTTCTCTGAAGCCTGTGAACGTCCTGTAGCCGGTAAGAGTGGACTTCTCAGGGCTGatgaaacaaccaaaaaaaggtACAGAATATGTCTatgtttcccttttcttttcccattccgtttttttttcctttggatAGCATTTTGTGATTATATTGTTTATGTAACTTTCCTCTCTAATGACAGCTTGCCAAAGCTCTTGATAGATGCGCCTTATGGTGCACCGGCACAAGATTACCGTAAATATGATGTGTTGTTACTTGTTGGTCTGGGAATTGGAGCAACACCTTTCATCAGCATTCTCAAAGATCTGCTTAATAACATTGTCAAAATGGAGGAGCAGGCAGTAAGTGACTAGAAACCTGACTTTCACTTTTCCAATCTGCAATGTATACACATGATCGTTCCTTCAATACTATAGATTCTGTATTGCGAACTATAGAAAATTTCCAGACTTAATCCATGATAATCTTCTAAATGCACAGTCACGAGTCTGATTCTCATTCTCAGGATTCGGTCTTGGATATCAGTAGGACATCAGACCTGAGCATTGGAAGCAATGATACATCAACCTCTAACAAAGTTTCACCAAAACGTAAGAAGGCTGTAAGGACCACCAACGCTTATTTCTATTGGGTAACAAGGGAGCAAAGTTCTTTTGATTGGTTCAAAGGAGTCATGAATGAAGTTGCAGAGCTTGATCAAAGGGTAATTAATGTCACCTTAGCTTGAAATTatgtaaattacaaaaaaaattcccgTTTTGCTTGGTTTCCTTGATTGTTGACTTTGTCGTTGGACTATTCCAGGGTGTGATTGAGATGCATAATTACTTGACCAGTGTGTATGAGGAAGGCGATGCTCGATCAACCCTCATTACCATGGTCCAAGCCTTAAACCATGCGAAAAACGGTGTGGACATTGTCTCCGGCACCAGGGTAAtactaattattttgtttaggcTCATTGCATGTTCATGTTGCGGCTCGCATGTTATATCAGTTGGGCTTTTCCAAATTTTCTGACACCTTCAATTACACATAAATTACACTCTGTGCAGACAAGTGACAATAGTGGACTGAAATATTAGACCATGCAGGTCTACTAACAATTCCTCGTTTTATCATTAGGTGCGAACGCATTTTGCAAGGCCTAATTGGAAGAAGGTTCTTTCTAAATTATGTTCCAAGCACTGTAATGCAAGGATAGGTGAGTATACCTTCTAGCTAACAGATTTTTTAACAGAGAAAACCTATCCTCCTGTTCTAATCACATCACTATGGTTTTGGAGCAGGTGTGTTTTACTGCGGAGCACCTGTCTTGGCTAAAGAACTAGGCAAGCTCTGTTATGATTTCAATCAAAAAGGTTCCACAAAGTTCGAGTTCCACAAGGAGCATTTCTAAGTGAACAAGGGGTggtatatatatgttatttacACCTTTTTTCCACAAAACTCTTCTCCAACACCCTTCCCAActacaaaataagaaaatttataataagCCAATGAAGCATTGCACAGTCTTGGGCAGAGAAGGAAAAAGGGGTGGAAAAAAGGCTATAGATGAATATGTGGTTATTTACTAGCACACCAAGCACAGCCAGAAAAGTTATTCTGGCTGGTGAAATGGCTAGAGCTTTCAGTGATAAACCTCAGCCAGTTCAGAGTTGACATGTAGATAGAGGAAGTAAAAGTGGTATTGCTGAGATGAAGAATGGGTTACAGCTGCAATGGAGAGGTTGACATAATTTGATAATGAAAAGTTTGCCAATGCATGATTGTTAGACATTCAAAGGTGGACAGAAGAGGACAGTTTTGAAAGGGAGAGTCTTGGATCAAGTTTGTGGAC from the Populus nigra chromosome 1, ddPopNigr1.1, whole genome shotgun sequence genome contains:
- the LOC133678201 gene encoding respiratory burst oxidase homolog protein A-like, which produces MRASLPKHERRWASDTLPGNATMSTGTSPGTESGEEFVEVTLDLQGDDTIVLRSVEPATSTVINIDDVSFTTGGSVSAGAVTPVSRSPTIRRSSSNKLLQFSQELKAEAVAKARQFSHELKAELRRFSWSHGQAARILSASGNNGGGAFESALAARALRKQRAQLDRTRSGAHKALRGLRFISKNSKKTNGVDAWSEVQSNFEKLAEDGYLNRADFAQCIGMKDSKEFALELFDALGRRRRLKADKICGDELYEFWSQITDQSFDSRLQIFFDMVDKNEDGRITEEEVKEIIMLSASANKLSRLKEQAEEYAALIMEELDPERFGYIELWQLETLLLQKDTYLNYSQALSYTSQALSQNLQGLRKRSPIRRVSKQCVYFLQENWRRIWVLTLWVMIMIGLFAWKFFQYKQKNAFQVMGYCLLTAKGAAETLKFNMALILLPVCRNTITWLRSTRLGPLVPFDDNINFHKTIATAIVIGVILHAGNHLVCDFPRLINSSDEQYRAYLSNDFGENKPSYAKLARGAEGVTGILMVISMAIAFTLATRWFRRSLIKFPKPFDRLTGYNAFWYSHHLFVIVYILLTIHGVFLYMVHKWYKKTTWMYLSVPVLLYAGERALRFFRSGFYTVRLLKVAIYPGNVLTLQMSKPPQFRYKSGQYMFVQCPAVSLFEWHPFSITSAPGDDYLSVHIRQLGDWTQELRRVFSEACERPVAGKSGLLRADETTKKSLPKLLIDAPYGAPAQDYRKYDVLLLVGLGIGATPFISILKDLLNNIVKMEEQADSVLDISRTSDLSIGSNDTSTSNKVSPKRKKAVRTTNAYFYWVTREQSSFDWFKGVMNEVAELDQRGVIEMHNYLTSVYEEGDARSTLITMVQALNHAKNGVDIVSGTRVRTHFARPNWKKVLSKLCSKHCNARIGVFYCGAPVLAKELGKLCYDFNQKGSTKFEFHKEHF